One stretch of Oncorhynchus clarkii lewisi isolate Uvic-CL-2024 chromosome 3, UVic_Ocla_1.0, whole genome shotgun sequence DNA includes these proteins:
- the LOC139390509 gene encoding phospholemman-like isoform X1 codes for MANISALLLLTSVASLVFAEEQKEMEEEDPFTFDYHRLRVGGLILAAVLCLIGITILFSGHCRCKFNQDKRRRSGSNAAQPLNDQARASEC; via the exons ATGGCAAATATCTCTGCTTTGCTTTTATTGACAT CAGTTGCGTCCCTTGTGTTCGCAGAGGAGCAGAAAGAAA tggaggaggaggatccATTTACCTTTG attATCACAGGCTACGTGTTGGGGGGTTGATCCTGGCAGCAGTTCTGTGTCTGATCGGCATCACCATCCTCTTCA GCGGACACTGCAGATGCAAGTTCAACCAGGACAAAAG GAGGAGGTCAGGAAGCAACGCTGCCCAGCCACTCAACGACCAAG
- the LOC139390509 gene encoding phospholemman-like isoform X2, with the protein MANISALLLLTFASLVFAEEQKEMEEEDPFTFDYHRLRVGGLILAAVLCLIGITILFSGHCRCKFNQDKRRRSGSNAAQPLNDQARASEC; encoded by the exons ATGGCAAATATCTCTGCTTTGCTTTTATTGACAT TTGCGTCCCTTGTGTTCGCAGAGGAGCAGAAAGAAA tggaggaggaggatccATTTACCTTTG attATCACAGGCTACGTGTTGGGGGGTTGATCCTGGCAGCAGTTCTGTGTCTGATCGGCATCACCATCCTCTTCA GCGGACACTGCAGATGCAAGTTCAACCAGGACAAAAG GAGGAGGTCAGGAAGCAACGCTGCCCAGCCACTCAACGACCAAG